A genome region from Labilibaculum antarcticum includes the following:
- the galB gene encoding beta-galactosidase GalB — protein MKKYLVVICLLISLTACSKGVVEQGRQIETLKKGWKFTKGEVENGEAINYDDSKWETVRVPHDWAITGPFDPKNDAQSKKVVADGEKKQKLRLGRTAGLPYMGIGWYRKYFEVSADNADKKLSVEFDGAMSNAKVYVNGKFVGEWPYGYTSFAFDISDFAKVGENVLAVRLENLPQSSRWYPGAGLYRNVRLVTTNSAHVKHWGTYITTPQVTDNEAQVNIKTTFVGSEKCTLLTEIYDSNNQLIAQKESGAISGNETVLKQDFQVNNPKVWSIETPVVYNVLSKVVSNGKTVDVYKSTFGIRSFEFISNDGLHLNGKRLQVQGVCMHHDLGPLGAAVNVSALHRQLLILKEMGCNAIRTSHNPPTPELLSMCDTMGFLVMDEAFDEWKKGKNKNGYTHLWDDWAEKDLTALIHRDRNHPSVFMWSVGNEILEQFTDDGWKRAKFLADITHREDNTRPVTIGMNREAPAENNFAAQFDLKGWNYHTHLYPWLKEQHPDWSFIASETESTVSSRGYFDLDAVPRKHYTRENLQCSDYGLDYCNWSNTPDVGFAMLDDNPHVAGEFVWTGFDYLGEPSPYNVEWPTKNSYFGIVDLCGFPKSIYYLYKARWTNENVLHILPHWNWNQEEVKTVPVHVFTNFNSAELFVNGKSYGMRTKNTKKKVYERYRLVWDEVKYEPGEVKVVAFDENGKPAMENSIKTASEPYTLQLVTKYTKIKADGESLSFVEVNVVDKDGDFCPTANFPIKFTVEGDGTFHAAGNGNSTDITPFQSNERNCFNGKCLVMIQSTEKAGTITLTASSDNLKAAGIEVSTY, from the coding sequence ATGAAAAAATATTTAGTTGTAATTTGTTTACTGATTTCACTTACAGCTTGTTCTAAGGGTGTTGTAGAACAAGGGAGACAAATTGAAACCCTTAAGAAAGGATGGAAATTTACCAAAGGAGAAGTCGAAAATGGCGAAGCCATTAATTATGATGATAGTAAATGGGAAACGGTACGTGTGCCTCACGATTGGGCCATAACTGGTCCATTCGATCCGAAAAACGATGCTCAAAGCAAAAAGGTTGTTGCCGATGGTGAAAAAAAGCAAAAGTTGCGATTGGGAAGAACTGCAGGTTTGCCTTATATGGGCATTGGCTGGTATCGGAAATATTTTGAAGTTTCAGCGGATAATGCGGATAAAAAACTAAGCGTAGAGTTCGATGGAGCTATGAGCAATGCCAAAGTCTATGTGAATGGAAAATTTGTTGGGGAATGGCCTTATGGCTACACTTCATTTGCTTTTGATATCTCTGATTTTGCAAAAGTTGGGGAAAATGTACTTGCCGTGAGATTGGAGAATTTGCCACAAAGTTCCCGCTGGTACCCAGGAGCAGGCTTGTATCGTAATGTACGTTTGGTGACTACCAATAGCGCACATGTAAAGCATTGGGGTACTTATATCACAACACCACAGGTTACTGATAACGAGGCTCAGGTAAATATAAAAACAACTTTTGTTGGAAGTGAAAAATGCACCCTGCTAACCGAAATATATGATTCTAATAATCAATTGATAGCTCAGAAAGAATCCGGAGCTATTTCAGGCAATGAAACAGTCCTTAAACAAGACTTTCAAGTTAATAATCCGAAAGTTTGGTCTATTGAGACGCCAGTTGTTTATAATGTTTTGTCGAAAGTTGTAAGCAATGGGAAAACCGTAGATGTTTATAAATCAACATTTGGAATTCGGAGTTTTGAATTTATAAGCAATGATGGTTTGCATTTAAATGGAAAAAGACTGCAGGTGCAGGGGGTTTGTATGCACCACGATTTAGGTCCTTTGGGTGCTGCAGTTAATGTTTCAGCTTTACACCGTCAGTTGCTTATTTTAAAAGAAATGGGATGTAATGCCATTCGTACTTCTCACAATCCACCTACTCCCGAGCTGTTAAGCATGTGCGATACCATGGGTTTTTTGGTTATGGATGAGGCTTTTGATGAATGGAAAAAGGGCAAAAATAAAAATGGTTATACCCATCTTTGGGATGATTGGGCAGAGAAAGATTTAACAGCATTGATTCATCGGGATCGTAATCATCCATCCGTATTTATGTGGAGTGTTGGTAATGAAATTTTGGAACAATTTACGGATGATGGATGGAAACGCGCTAAGTTTTTGGCGGATATCACTCATCGAGAGGATAATACACGACCAGTTACTATCGGAATGAATAGAGAAGCTCCGGCGGAGAATAATTTCGCGGCTCAATTCGATCTAAAAGGATGGAATTACCATACACATCTCTATCCTTGGTTAAAAGAGCAACATCCCGATTGGAGTTTTATCGCAAGTGAAACAGAATCGACCGTTTCGAGTCGTGGATATTTTGATTTAGATGCGGTACCTAGAAAGCATTATACCCGAGAAAATCTTCAATGTTCTGATTATGGATTGGATTACTGCAATTGGTCCAATACACCTGATGTTGGTTTTGCCATGCTTGATGATAATCCGCATGTAGCGGGCGAGTTTGTGTGGACAGGTTTTGATTATTTAGGCGAACCATCTCCTTACAATGTCGAATGGCCAACTAAAAATTCTTATTTTGGAATTGTCGATTTATGTGGATTTCCAAAAAGCATATACTACCTGTATAAAGCAAGGTGGACGAATGAAAATGTGTTGCACATTTTACCACATTGGAACTGGAATCAGGAGGAAGTTAAAACTGTTCCTGTGCACGTATTTACTAACTTTAATTCTGCTGAATTATTTGTGAATGGGAAAAGTTATGGTATGAGAACTAAAAATACAAAAAAAAAGGTTTATGAGCGATATCGTTTGGTCTGGGATGAGGTAAAATACGAACCAGGAGAGGTCAAGGTTGTTGCTTTTGATGAGAATGGAAAACCAGCAATGGAGAACTCCATAAAAACAGCCTCGGAGCCATATACCTTGCAACTCGTGACCAAGTACACCAAGATAAAAGCAGATGGAGAAAGCCTTTCTTTTGTTGAAGTAAATGTAGTTGATAAGGATGGTGATTTCTGTCCAACAGCGAATTTTCCAATTAAATTTACTGTTGAAGGCGACGGAACTTTTCATGCCGCAGGGAATGGAAATTCCACAGATATTACACCATTTCAAAGCAATGAACGAAATTGTTTTAATGGAAAATGTTTGGTTATGATTCAGTCTACTGAAAAAGCAGGAACGATCACTTTAACAGCCTCTTCTGATAATTTGAAAGCCGCTGGTATAGAGGTGTCTACTTATTGA
- a CDS encoding twin-arginine translocation signal domain-containing protein, with amino-acid sequence MSNRRDFIKKAGMGFALAGISGSSMAQVAGSAIKQGSTTDFNVVNGAEKVVLKVTKPLFCPYYSISTPAEKGGGAHYYRNDAFNHNPFTVPASGMSGSPIIMDANGKFVGFMTTFAFENSTFSFDGVETLTITVPQGQELFIDESGIGDEAWKAYNSEMMSRLDIKPMIDHPRFWADVEYCTWVEQKFLSTKGHEHFNLLNHNFIANYLDKIIEYGYPKGKMTLDHGWGTFPDGTINSGFGSWTPDPKKFPDFRKTMDMITEKGFTPGLWIGFPKIHAASTMAKRNPNMLGSWRAGEDSNKSDDIRWLNPKSDIFEYASETIDRFYKMGVMKFKIDMSYNTKSDMLHIHKELYKAAKCIDENIEMEFHVPDIFFTKFTDVTRTNDVWLNDKFDWPARVKTHYAVSLKSSPGRGINLDHIGGNDTGALTEEKYLQHLEMYKSKIGYPCISLLPHHISQKCVDETGKYLWAYENGNKKIISDFYNKK; translated from the coding sequence ATGAGTAATAGAAGAGATTTTATAAAAAAGGCGGGAATGGGATTTGCATTGGCAGGAATCTCAGGAAGCTCTATGGCACAGGTTGCTGGATCGGCAATAAAACAAGGATCGACTACTGATTTTAATGTTGTGAATGGCGCCGAAAAAGTCGTGCTAAAAGTAACTAAGCCTTTGTTTTGTCCTTATTACAGTATATCTACACCTGCCGAAAAAGGAGGAGGAGCTCACTATTACAGAAATGATGCATTTAATCACAACCCATTTACGGTACCTGCCAGTGGTATGTCTGGTTCCCCGATTATCATGGATGCAAATGGTAAATTTGTAGGTTTCATGACAACTTTCGCTTTTGAAAATTCGACTTTTAGCTTTGATGGTGTGGAGACTTTAACGATTACTGTTCCTCAAGGACAGGAATTATTTATTGATGAGAGCGGAATAGGTGATGAAGCATGGAAGGCGTACAATTCAGAAATGATGAGCCGATTGGATATCAAGCCAATGATAGATCATCCTCGTTTTTGGGCTGATGTTGAATATTGCACTTGGGTGGAACAGAAATTCTTGTCTACAAAGGGGCATGAACATTTTAACTTGCTAAATCATAATTTCATTGCCAACTATTTGGATAAGATTATTGAATATGGTTATCCAAAAGGGAAAATGACTTTAGATCATGGTTGGGGAACTTTTCCTGATGGAACAATCAATTCTGGTTTTGGTTCATGGACACCTGATCCAAAGAAATTTCCTGATTTCAGGAAAACAATGGATATGATTACTGAAAAGGGTTTTACTCCGGGACTTTGGATCGGATTTCCAAAGATTCATGCTGCAAGTACTATGGCAAAAAGAAATCCTAATATGCTGGGAAGTTGGAGAGCCGGTGAAGATTCTAATAAATCAGATGATATTCGCTGGTTAAATCCGAAATCAGATATATTTGAATATGCATCGGAAACTATTGATCGTTTTTATAAAATGGGGGTGATGAAATTCAAAATTGATATGTCATACAATACCAAATCGGACATGCTTCACATTCACAAAGAATTGTACAAAGCAGCCAAGTGTATTGATGAAAATATTGAAATGGAATTTCATGTGCCGGATATTTTCTTCACTAAATTTACCGATGTTACCCGAACAAATGATGTGTGGTTGAATGATAAGTTCGACTGGCCAGCACGTGTGAAGACTCATTATGCAGTGAGTTTAAAATCATCTCCAGGGCGAGGAATCAATCTCGATCATATTGGAGGAAACGATACGGGAGCACTCACCGAAGAGAAATACTTGCAGCATTTAGAAATGTACAAATCCAAGATTGGCTATCCTTGTATTTCCCTTTTACCACATCATATCAGTCAGAAATGCGTTGATGAAACTGGTAAGTATTTGTGGGCTTATGAAAATGGAAATAAAAAAATAATTTCGGATTTTTACAATAAAAAATAG
- a CDS encoding sialate O-acetylesterase, whose amino-acid sequence MKLLSLILIVFQISTSIFTASAKTNSEKVIRVVLLAGQSNMAGAGNFDELEEATKNRIEKVAERVSLSVDGKIPIPLSFVFSQYQKDKRGFGNVFGPELFLGLTLAEENPTQEYLFVKTTQGGTALYGAWNPEWTAEKAMAVEAKGFKRNLKLYRLHQSHIKQNLQILIDAGKDYKIIGMCWMQGENDAAKEVSARSYEESLAKLIKGYRREFNLPNMPFVLGQINSTYGSFPEGPQMVRKAMVKEADADPKVSCIKTSTDTSWSDYPKHSDNVHYNTEGQSRLGRAFGQALLNLNETNTAKQRFSTAGFYAVDDSPRSVWNFNPGWRFYKGDVDGAECVSFDDRNWEAANLPHGLEILGENGSGGRNYQGKAWYRKQFEIQNQDEGGRTFLYFEAIMGKCKIWVNGNLLAEHFGGYLPIAVDITDVINPKGESNIIAVLADNSDDKTYLPGKNQSGLDFAYFGGIYRDTYLIQTSSVHFTFPELSKTVAGAGAFVATMDVNGKDAKMEVRTELSNKSKKAVDATVKIILENEELQSIKEVSQKVKLEAGSKQQLSNKFVAENVHLWHPDDPYLHFVRTEIIINGKIVDQMRTRIGIRLFEMRGAEGLFINKKFYDQKLIGANRHQDYSYIGNALPNSGQWRDVKLLREGGCRIIRAAHYPQDPAFYDACDELGMLTTTANPGWHFFNFKNPIFEERLYNDTRELVRRDRNVASILMWETALNETPSQPDHAMHNMHQIAHEEYPFPGMFTVTDHQEAKKGGLDMYYHGDDKNVNSFNREYGDGWEVDNWQSQNAMSRVKMEWGEKAMLTQALRQAKELNDRYPTPKVRLGGAKWAGIDHQRGYHTDPFWGGLLNGIRLPKYVYYVYKSQYDVDYKVNGIETGPMLFNTNELTQVSPKDVVIFSNCDEIRLYWLGELVATQKPSSEKAYADMPHPPFVFENVFDFEVIKSTWRRKTKEVEMIAEGLINGKVVVRDVKNYPEQSAGLKLSIADEGMNLIADGSDIIPFCATIVDPDGMKKVLASEYVYFEVDGPAEIIGGKFNMGNPVKTEMGIATVLVRATTKAGSIKLRAYSNGLKSDSLTIESELSGLKMLFNNEYQKASIKTNSEQTVIIQKDRSDMPMDIIELHKEIKLLRLEKVGKEQEIMELRSQLKED is encoded by the coding sequence ATGAAACTACTCAGCCTGATTTTAATCGTATTTCAAATCTCGACTTCAATTTTCACCGCAAGTGCAAAGACGAATTCTGAAAAAGTCATTCGGGTAGTTTTACTCGCAGGTCAGTCGAATATGGCAGGAGCTGGTAATTTTGACGAATTGGAGGAAGCCACAAAGAATAGAATTGAAAAAGTGGCAGAAAGAGTAAGTTTGAGTGTAGATGGAAAGATACCAATACCGCTTTCTTTTGTTTTTTCACAATATCAAAAAGACAAACGTGGTTTTGGGAATGTATTTGGCCCCGAGTTGTTTTTAGGCTTGACTTTGGCTGAAGAAAATCCAACACAAGAATACTTGTTTGTTAAAACGACTCAAGGAGGAACTGCATTGTATGGTGCTTGGAATCCAGAATGGACTGCCGAAAAAGCAATGGCGGTAGAAGCCAAAGGATTTAAACGGAATCTGAAACTTTATAGACTTCATCAATCTCATATCAAGCAGAATTTGCAAATACTAATAGATGCAGGTAAAGATTATAAAATTATAGGCATGTGCTGGATGCAGGGTGAAAATGATGCAGCAAAAGAAGTTAGTGCCCGCTCTTATGAAGAAAGTCTGGCAAAACTGATAAAAGGATACCGCAGAGAGTTCAACTTACCCAACATGCCATTTGTACTCGGACAAATCAATTCCACCTATGGGAGTTTTCCCGAAGGTCCGCAAATGGTAAGAAAAGCAATGGTAAAGGAGGCAGATGCTGACCCGAAAGTTTCATGCATTAAAACATCAACCGATACAAGTTGGAGTGATTATCCCAAACATTCGGATAATGTACATTACAATACGGAAGGTCAATCTCGATTAGGAAGAGCTTTTGGTCAGGCATTATTAAATTTAAATGAGACAAACACAGCAAAGCAGAGGTTTTCAACTGCCGGATTTTACGCTGTTGATGATAGTCCGCGATCCGTTTGGAATTTTAATCCAGGATGGCGATTCTATAAAGGAGATGTTGACGGAGCAGAATGTGTGAGTTTTGATGATCGCAATTGGGAAGCTGCAAACTTACCGCATGGATTGGAAATATTGGGAGAGAATGGTAGTGGAGGTCGCAATTATCAAGGTAAAGCATGGTACCGAAAGCAATTCGAGATTCAAAATCAAGATGAAGGAGGGAGAACTTTTCTATATTTTGAAGCCATTATGGGCAAGTGTAAGATTTGGGTGAATGGCAACTTGTTGGCTGAGCATTTTGGAGGTTACTTACCAATCGCAGTTGATATAACTGATGTGATTAACCCGAAAGGAGAAAGTAATATTATAGCTGTTTTAGCTGACAATAGTGACGATAAGACTTATTTACCGGGTAAGAATCAAAGTGGACTTGATTTTGCTTATTTCGGTGGGATTTATCGAGATACTTATTTAATACAAACTTCTTCGGTGCATTTTACCTTTCCCGAATTGAGCAAAACAGTAGCTGGTGCTGGAGCTTTTGTTGCTACTATGGATGTGAATGGGAAAGATGCTAAAATGGAGGTGAGAACAGAGCTTTCGAACAAAAGTAAAAAAGCTGTTGATGCAACGGTAAAGATTATATTAGAGAATGAAGAGTTGCAATCTATAAAGGAAGTTTCGCAAAAAGTAAAATTGGAAGCTGGTTCCAAGCAACAATTGTCAAATAAGTTCGTAGCTGAAAATGTACATTTATGGCATCCTGATGATCCATATTTACACTTTGTTCGTACCGAAATTATTATAAATGGAAAAATAGTTGATCAGATGCGTACTCGTATTGGAATTCGTTTGTTCGAAATGAGAGGTGCTGAAGGTTTATTTATTAATAAGAAGTTCTACGATCAAAAATTAATTGGTGCCAATCGTCATCAAGATTATAGTTACATCGGAAATGCTCTTCCGAATTCAGGCCAATGGCGAGATGTTAAATTACTTCGTGAGGGTGGCTGTCGAATTATTCGGGCTGCACACTATCCACAAGATCCTGCTTTTTATGATGCTTGTGATGAATTGGGCATGTTAACAACTACGGCTAATCCTGGTTGGCATTTCTTTAATTTTAAGAACCCCATTTTTGAAGAACGATTGTATAATGACACCCGAGAGTTGGTGCGAAGAGATCGAAATGTAGCTTCCATATTAATGTGGGAGACAGCCTTAAATGAAACACCATCCCAGCCTGATCATGCAATGCATAATATGCATCAAATTGCACACGAAGAATATCCTTTTCCAGGAATGTTTACAGTTACAGATCATCAAGAAGCTAAAAAAGGCGGATTGGATATGTATTATCATGGAGATGATAAAAATGTGAATTCATTTAATCGTGAGTATGGTGATGGTTGGGAGGTTGATAACTGGCAATCTCAAAATGCAATGAGTCGTGTTAAAATGGAGTGGGGAGAGAAAGCCATGTTGACTCAGGCATTAAGACAAGCAAAAGAATTAAATGATAGATATCCTACACCTAAAGTTCGTCTTGGTGGAGCCAAATGGGCAGGAATTGATCATCAGAGAGGTTATCATACAGATCCATTCTGGGGAGGATTACTAAACGGCATTCGTTTGCCTAAATATGTTTACTATGTGTACAAAAGTCAATATGATGTGGACTATAAGGTGAATGGAATTGAAACTGGGCCAATGCTGTTTAATACAAATGAATTAACTCAAGTTTCACCTAAAGATGTTGTTATTTTTAGCAATTGTGATGAAATACGTTTGTATTGGTTAGGAGAATTGGTGGCAACTCAAAAACCTTCAAGCGAAAAAGCTTACGCAGATATGCCGCATCCCCCATTTGTTTTCGAAAATGTATTCGATTTTGAGGTGATTAAAAGTACTTGGCGAAGAAAAACAAAAGAGGTTGAAATGATTGCAGAAGGCTTAATCAATGGCAAAGTTGTGGTAAGGGATGTGAAAAATTATCCAGAACAATCAGCAGGTTTAAAATTGAGTATTGCTGATGAAGGAATGAATTTAATAGCTGATGGCTCTGATATTATTCCTTTTTGTGCTACAATTGTTGATCCTGATGGTATGAAAAAGGTGTTAGCCTCTGAATATGTCTATTTTGAAGTAGATGGTCCTGCCGAAATTATTGGTGGAAAATTCAACATGGGAAATCCAGTGAAAACTGAAATGGGAATTGCTACGGTTTTAGTTCGTGCCACAACAAAAGCTGGATCGATAAAATTGAGAGCTTATTCAAATGGATTGAAATCAGATTCTCTGACCATTGAGTCTGAACTTTCAGGTTTGAAAATGCTTTTTAATAATGAATATCAAAAAGCTTCAATAAAAACAAATTCAGAGCAAACTGTAATCATTCAAAAAGACAGGAGTGACATGCCTATGGATATAATTGAACTTCATAAAGAAATAAAACTGCTTCGTTTGGAAAAAGTTGGCAAAGAGCAGGAGATCATGGAACTAAGAAGTCAATTGAAAGAGGATTAG
- a CDS encoding glycoside hydrolase family protein — protein sequence MNLFTKVFIFSVIIGLNSCGQKSKNISLVNIQAELNLNAGISQNHPDCDSIKYGFESGDVKKLGDTYHMIINERFSDLPTVNNRFGYWQSADGEQWERKSTLLQFAYDTTGVVPNSCIYNPKWVYSKQDQLWCLFYIQYKSSPSRTDAFYLRYDGAVMCSKSQTKGIDGISGPFAKGELVFKRSEHSKWEGLQGITGFSPYQIGDKWYALYGSANTENKPCSNWRIGMATADRLTGQWKSVVPNKPLNLPIRYESPHVFKVGDQYLALIDEIGGNENFSLLISENGMEMERSSFSYRIYSEQGDILYLLHNLL from the coding sequence ATGAATTTATTCACAAAGGTTTTCATTTTTTCGGTTATCATCGGTCTAAATTCTTGTGGGCAAAAATCGAAAAATATTTCATTGGTGAATATACAAGCCGAACTCAATCTGAATGCAGGAATTAGTCAAAATCATCCGGATTGCGACTCTATTAAATATGGTTTTGAAAGTGGCGATGTGAAAAAGCTGGGTGATACCTATCATATGATTATTAATGAGAGGTTTAGTGATTTACCAACTGTTAACAACCGTTTTGGATATTGGCAAAGTGCAGATGGAGAGCAATGGGAACGAAAAAGCACTTTACTGCAATTTGCATACGATACAACTGGTGTAGTACCAAATTCATGTATTTACAATCCGAAATGGGTTTATTCCAAACAGGATCAGCTTTGGTGTTTGTTTTATATCCAATACAAATCGTCTCCATCAAGAACTGATGCTTTTTACCTTCGTTACGATGGCGCGGTGATGTGTTCCAAATCTCAAACGAAGGGAATTGATGGAATCAGTGGACCATTTGCCAAAGGGGAACTTGTATTTAAGAGATCTGAGCATAGTAAGTGGGAGGGTTTACAGGGAATTACCGGGTTTTCACCTTATCAGATAGGAGATAAATGGTACGCCTTGTATGGCAGTGCGAATACTGAAAATAAGCCTTGTTCCAATTGGAGAATTGGAATGGCAACAGCAGATCGTTTAACCGGACAATGGAAATCTGTAGTTCCCAATAAGCCCCTAAATTTACCCATAAGATATGAATCGCCTCATGTTTTTAAAGTTGGTGATCAATATTTGGCTCTTATTGATGAGATTGGAGGCAATGAAAATTTCAGCTTACTAATTTCTGAGAATGGAATGGAAATGGAAAGAAGTTCGTTCTCCTATCGGATTTATTCAGAACAAGGGGACATTCTATACCTACTTCACAACTTACTATAA
- a CDS encoding sialate O-acetylesterase produces the protein MKKGLLFSILVLSVFFSQAQTNVSSMFSNHMVMQRNSEVAIWGKDKPNTKISIDASWGEQVTAYADTEGKWKTFLTTHDAGGPYKLDIKGSVQIQISDILLGEVWLCSGQSNMEMPLKGFIGQPVYGSNQEILNSSNSQLRFFEVERNISTKPQDSCNGKWELSTPETSAEWSAVAYFYGKMLQEQLKVPVGLICSSWGGTPAEAWTPRNVIAADFKEFETVMNEESSYQQRTPTGLFNGMINPLIPFTMKGVIWYQGEGNRFNAEQYTKLFPAMIKSWRDRWNLGDFPFYFVQISSLEWGGEQWVELRESQLKTMLTVPNTGMAVTLDIGQEYCIHPPKKKEVGERLAYWSLAKTYGFKGIQYCGPVYKSMEIKDAKAYMSFDYAPDGVCSMENELEDFEIAGADQVFHPAKAEIKKGQLIVWNDELKEPTIVRYGWKSYLNGCLFNTAGLPASSFRTDHF, from the coding sequence ATGAAAAAAGGACTTTTATTTAGTATTCTGGTTTTGAGCGTGTTTTTTTCACAGGCTCAAACAAATGTATCATCTATGTTTAGTAATCATATGGTGATGCAACGAAATTCTGAAGTTGCAATATGGGGAAAGGATAAGCCCAATACTAAAATTAGTATTGATGCTAGCTGGGGAGAACAAGTCACTGCTTACGCCGATACTGAAGGCAAGTGGAAAACTTTTCTTACAACTCATGATGCAGGAGGTCCTTATAAATTAGATATTAAAGGTTCTGTGCAAATACAAATAAGTGATATTTTGCTTGGCGAGGTTTGGCTTTGCTCAGGACAATCAAATATGGAAATGCCGTTGAAAGGTTTTATCGGACAACCTGTTTATGGAAGTAATCAGGAAATCTTGAACAGCTCAAATTCTCAACTTCGTTTTTTTGAAGTAGAACGAAATATAAGTACCAAGCCACAGGATTCCTGCAATGGAAAATGGGAGTTGTCCACACCCGAAACTTCTGCTGAATGGAGTGCTGTAGCTTATTTCTATGGGAAAATGTTGCAAGAACAATTGAAAGTTCCTGTAGGATTAATTTGTAGCAGTTGGGGGGGAACTCCCGCCGAAGCCTGGACACCCAGAAATGTTATCGCGGCTGATTTTAAAGAGTTTGAGACTGTTATGAACGAGGAGTCTTCTTATCAGCAGAGAACACCAACCGGTTTGTTCAATGGCATGATTAATCCACTCATTCCTTTTACAATGAAAGGTGTTATTTGGTATCAGGGAGAAGGAAATAGATTCAATGCCGAACAGTACACCAAATTGTTCCCCGCAATGATTAAAAGTTGGAGAGACCGATGGAATTTGGGTGATTTCCCTTTTTATTTTGTGCAAATATCTTCCCTGGAGTGGGGAGGAGAACAGTGGGTAGAATTACGAGAATCTCAATTAAAAACAATGCTTACAGTTCCCAATACCGGAATGGCTGTAACACTCGATATCGGTCAGGAATATTGCATACATCCACCTAAAAAGAAAGAGGTTGGGGAACGATTGGCATACTGGTCTTTGGCTAAAACTTATGGCTTTAAGGGAATTCAATATTGCGGACCTGTCTACAAATCAATGGAAATAAAGGATGCCAAAGCTTACATGTCTTTCGATTATGCTCCTGATGGTGTATGTAGTATGGAGAATGAACTTGAAGATTTCGAAATTGCTGGTGCCGATCAGGTTTTTCATCCTGCGAAAGCAGAAATAAAAAAAGGCCAATTGATTGTTTGGAATGATGAGCTTAAAGAGCCAACAATAGTCCGTTATGGATGGAAGAGTTATTTGAACGGCTGTCTGTTTAATACAGCTGGTTTGCCGGCTTCCTCTTTCAGAACAGATCATTTTTAG